The uncultured Fibrobacter sp. genome contains a region encoding:
- a CDS encoding DNA repair helicase XPB, with protein MNPNGAIIVQSNMEIMVEVDLPTYEAARDAIAPFTELVKSPEHLHTYKISPLSLWNAASTGLRAPEVLERLEGQSRFPIPESVVTEIQDYMDRYGLLRLKKDGDKLIVESDDKYMFTEICHLKEVEPYIVQFIDDLHAEVDPERRGHLKMALTNAGFPVEDLAGYTVGDPLPIHLRETTVGGKPFALRDYQKEAAQVFYASGSEKGGSGVIVLPCGSGKTVIGLATMALVQTKTLILTPNISASRQWIREICDKTDLTLDQVKEYSGEVKEIGPVTVATYQILTQRKRAKKAENEKTDSDLDDLTEEEVKKELANFPLFSQEKWGLMIYDEVHLLPAPVFRLSTEMQATRRLGLTATLVREDHKETEVFSLIGPKKYDIPWRILEAQGWIATADCNEIRIPMDAELKMKYALAPVREKITLASTNPEKTDVVERLLKYFDKPDDRVLIIGQYIDQLEALSEDLQIPLITGKTPNKDREKLYAAFRNGSQKNLMVSKVGNFAIDLPDANVLIQISGTFGSRQEEAQRLGRVLRPKSDGGAAHFYSIVTQDSKEQEFAMNRQLFLTEQGYAYKIIKRGDWDILARTPEELAARK; from the coding sequence ATGAATCCGAATGGCGCCATTATTGTTCAGAGTAATATGGAAATCATGGTGGAGGTCGATCTCCCCACTTATGAAGCGGCTCGCGATGCAATCGCCCCGTTTACCGAATTGGTCAAAAGCCCAGAACACCTGCACACATACAAAATTAGTCCCCTGAGCCTGTGGAATGCGGCTTCGACGGGACTCCGTGCACCGGAAGTGCTGGAACGCCTCGAAGGTCAGAGCCGATTTCCGATTCCTGAATCCGTGGTGACTGAAATCCAGGATTACATGGACCGCTACGGATTGCTCCGCCTTAAAAAGGATGGCGACAAGCTGATTGTTGAGTCCGACGACAAGTACATGTTCACCGAAATTTGCCACCTCAAGGAGGTGGAACCGTACATTGTCCAGTTTATCGACGACTTGCACGCCGAAGTGGATCCGGAACGCCGCGGTCACTTGAAGATGGCTCTTACCAATGCCGGGTTCCCGGTTGAAGACTTGGCCGGTTATACCGTGGGTGACCCGCTGCCGATTCACCTGCGCGAAACGACGGTGGGAGGCAAGCCTTTTGCCCTCCGCGACTACCAGAAAGAAGCTGCCCAAGTGTTCTACGCCAGTGGTTCTGAAAAGGGCGGCTCGGGCGTGATCGTGCTACCTTGCGGTTCGGGTAAGACCGTGATAGGCCTTGCCACCATGGCTTTGGTACAAACTAAGACTTTGATTTTGACGCCGAACATTTCGGCTAGCCGTCAGTGGATTCGCGAAATTTGCGACAAGACGGACTTGACGCTTGACCAGGTGAAGGAATATTCCGGCGAAGTCAAGGAAATCGGCCCCGTGACGGTGGCTACTTACCAGATTTTGACTCAGCGCAAGCGCGCCAAGAAGGCCGAAAACGAAAAGACCGATTCGGATCTTGACGATTTGACCGAAGAAGAAGTCAAAAAGGAACTCGCCAACTTCCCGCTGTTCAGCCAGGAAAAGTGGGGCCTGATGATTTACGACGAAGTGCACTTGTTGCCGGCTCCGGTGTTCCGCCTGAGTACCGAAATGCAGGCCACTCGCCGCCTGGGCCTTACTGCAACGCTGGTGCGTGAAGACCACAAGGAAACCGAAGTATTCAGCCTTATTGGCCCCAAGAAGTACGACATCCCGTGGCGTATTCTGGAAGCTCAGGGATGGATTGCAACCGCCGACTGTAACGAAATCCGTATCCCGATGGATGCGGAACTCAAGATGAAGTATGCGCTTGCTCCGGTGCGCGAAAAGATTACGCTCGCTTCCACCAACCCTGAAAAGACGGATGTTGTGGAACGCTTGCTCAAGTACTTTGACAAGCCCGATGACCGCGTGCTGATTATTGGCCAGTACATCGACCAGCTCGAAGCTCTTTCCGAAGATTTGCAGATTCCGCTGATTACGGGTAAGACTCCGAACAAGGACCGCGAAAAGCTTTATGCCGCCTTCCGTAACGGTAGCCAGAAGAATCTGATGGTCTCCAAGGTGGGTAACTTCGCGATTGACTTGCCGGACGCTAACGTGTTGATTCAGATTTCAGGTACCTTTGGTAGCCGACAGGAAGAAGCCCAGCGCCTCGGTCGCGTGCTTCGCCCCAAGAGCGACGGTGGCGCAGCCCACTTCTACAGTATCGTGACGCAGGATTCCAAGGAACAGGAATTCGCCATGAACCGCCAGCTGTTCCTTACGGAACAGGGCTACGCTTACAAGATTATCAAGCGCGGCGACTGGGATATTCTGGCTCGAACTCCTGAAGAGTTAGCAGCAAGAAAGTAA
- a CDS encoding tol-pal system YbgF family protein: protein MANESNTNNSEIKEFFVAHGSKVIAAIVVVMVIVVGVVQFRDYRKAAAAEQAELLGPGMTLLYADQKDSAFVEFESKINSGKLSGVALAKAALYAGNIKYQAGDFDAAAVFFQKSLDNAGSVALVRSAAMHGLASVKIEKADYSAAAGLLEKYISEFAKRTGDQEDRFQKDEPVDEVPMVADAMWKLTLVYDQLGAADKAKQTAERILTVYGDNQAVADKAKKFLAQ, encoded by the coding sequence ATGGCAAACGAATCGAATACCAACAATTCTGAAATTAAGGAATTTTTTGTCGCACACGGCTCCAAGGTCATTGCTGCTATCGTAGTTGTGATGGTCATTGTGGTGGGCGTGGTGCAGTTCCGTGATTATCGTAAGGCTGCTGCTGCCGAACAGGCCGAGCTCCTTGGTCCGGGCATGACGCTCCTTTATGCAGATCAGAAGGACTCTGCCTTCGTGGAATTCGAATCCAAAATCAATTCCGGCAAACTTTCCGGTGTGGCTCTGGCTAAGGCTGCTCTCTATGCAGGCAACATCAAGTACCAGGCTGGCGACTTTGACGCCGCTGCCGTGTTCTTCCAGAAGAGCCTCGACAATGCCGGTTCTGTTGCTCTGGTCCGCTCGGCTGCCATGCACGGTCTTGCCTCTGTGAAGATTGAAAAGGCTGACTACTCTGCCGCTGCCGGTCTGTTGGAAAAGTACATCTCTGAATTTGCCAAGCGCACTGGTGACCAGGAAGATCGCTTCCAGAAGGACGAACCGGTGGACGAGGTCCCGATGGTTGCAGATGCCATGTGGAAGCTCACTCTCGTTTACGACCAGCTCGGCGCAGCCGACAAGGCCAAGCAGACTGCTGAACGCATCCTGACGGTCTATGGTGACAACCAGGCTGTCGCTGACAAGGCAAAGAAGTTCTTAGCTCAGTAA
- a CDS encoding rhomboid family intramembrane serine protease, translating into MPRFMSPLRPRYMRSPSDIPPEQPPTPSASEGSSNGQEPENQEPEYPEIVCVSEGTFRQIRDDSLVLLSQGISHRLLRSIEGPFLIFVLPEHEEFARLQLALYRKENPPKEENPPIPLSFSLQPLWVLLAPLIVTLIDFTDAMNLHTPGVSDATKVLKGEWWRSLTAQTLHGDVRHLASNLICGYIVMNMITFRIPLLRLAPFIAIASAIANLCVSLTVQTSFRSLGFSTFVFAAIGCLSVIEFRLMPKETHGLLRRFAPLCGATSLAVFLGLGENADILGHAYGFIAGLFCGFIPSKKALRWGTPLATADGVGLLVYYALYVIAWKIAMG; encoded by the coding sequence ATGCCACGCTTTATGTCGCCTTTACGGCCGCGCTACATGCGTTCTCCGTCGGACATTCCGCCTGAACAACCGCCAACGCCAAGCGCAAGCGAAGGTTCTTCAAACGGACAAGAGCCCGAGAATCAGGAACCGGAATATCCTGAAATTGTCTGCGTGTCCGAGGGCACGTTCCGCCAGATTCGAGACGACAGTTTGGTGCTTTTGTCGCAGGGAATCTCTCACCGACTTTTGCGCAGCATTGAAGGCCCGTTTCTGATTTTTGTCCTGCCCGAGCACGAAGAATTCGCTCGCCTGCAGTTGGCGCTTTACCGCAAGGAAAATCCGCCCAAAGAAGAAAACCCGCCCATTCCCTTGAGCTTTAGCCTGCAGCCGCTCTGGGTTTTGCTTGCGCCCTTGATTGTCACGCTGATTGATTTTACAGACGCCATGAACCTGCATACGCCCGGCGTTTCAGACGCGACCAAGGTTCTTAAAGGCGAATGGTGGCGTTCGCTGACCGCGCAGACATTGCATGGCGATGTAAGGCACCTGGCCTCGAATTTAATATGCGGCTACATCGTGATGAACATGATTACCTTCCGCATACCGCTCTTGCGGCTCGCGCCGTTTATCGCGATTGCGTCAGCAATCGCGAACCTGTGCGTTTCCTTGACCGTACAGACGAGTTTCCGTTCGCTCGGGTTTTCGACCTTTGTATTCGCCGCGATTGGTTGTCTTTCTGTTATTGAATTCAGGCTCATGCCCAAGGAAACGCACGGCCTGCTTCGCAGGTTCGCGCCGCTCTGCGGCGCGACATCGCTCGCCGTGTTCCTCGGACTCGGCGAGAACGCCGACATTCTCGGACATGCCTACGGATTTATCGCCGGACTATTCTGCGGATTCATTCCGAGCAAAAAAGCGCTCCGCTGGGGAACGCCGCTTGCTACCGCCGACGGAGTCGGCCTGCTCGTTTACTACGCGCTATACGTAATCGCCTGGAAGATTGCGATGGGCTAA